In Nitrospirota bacterium, one genomic interval encodes:
- a CDS encoding macro domain-containing protein — MKILVGDILQSKAQTLINTINCVGVMGKGIALEFKSRFPDMYDDYVKRCERGEVRPGILYLYKTLFPPQIINFPTKEHWKSISRLSDIEHGLTYLLEHYRVWGVTSLAIPPLGCGNGQLEWRVVGPLIYRFAKEMTIPVELYAPYGTHPKELTVEFLEHGAEAHIEQITKTGPSALNPAWVGLIEIISRIEQQPYHWLIGRTLFQKIAYVATNEGLPTGLHYQRSSFGPFSEDLKRVETKLINNGLLQEERHGKMFVVKVGPNFNRVRQKYTSSFGQWAQILEKTADLFMRVNTAQAEVIATVLFATRELARERREPPSETEVLEAVMHWKQKRRPPFDKNTVASTIRNLATLKWLAVKADPKLPVSEEEAVLA, encoded by the coding sequence GCCGGTTCCCGGATATGTATGACGATTATGTCAAGCGGTGTGAGCGGGGAGAAGTCAGACCAGGAATTCTCTACCTTTACAAAACCCTGTTTCCACCCCAGATCATCAATTTCCCGACCAAGGAGCATTGGAAATCGATTTCCCGGCTCAGCGACATTGAGCATGGGCTGACATACCTGTTGGAGCATTATCGGGTATGGGGTGTCACATCGCTTGCCATTCCTCCGCTTGGGTGTGGTAACGGGCAATTGGAATGGCGGGTCGTAGGCCCTTTGATTTATCGGTTCGCTAAAGAAATGACTATCCCTGTCGAACTTTACGCGCCTTATGGGACTCACCCAAAAGAGCTAACGGTAGAGTTCCTTGAACACGGCGCTGAAGCACATATTGAGCAGATTACCAAGACAGGGCCATCTGCGCTCAATCCCGCATGGGTGGGATTGATTGAGATTATCTCCCGTATCGAGCAGCAGCCCTACCACTGGCTGATCGGGAGAACGCTGTTTCAAAAGATTGCATATGTTGCAACGAACGAGGGGTTGCCAACGGGCTTGCATTACCAACGCAGTAGTTTCGGCCCATTCTCAGAAGATTTGAAGCGCGTTGAAACTAAGCTGATCAATAACGGGCTGCTTCAGGAAGAGCGACACGGAAAGATGTTCGTGGTCAAGGTAGGGCCGAATTTCAACCGGGTTCGGCAAAAGTATACATCTTCCTTTGGTCAGTGGGCTCAGATTCTCGAAAAAACGGCCGATCTGTTTATGCGGGTTAACACCGCTCAAGCAGAGGTCATTGCCACCGTGTTGTTTGCAACCCGAGAGCTGGCGCGGGAAAGACGAGAGCCGCCCTCCGAAACTGAAGTCTTGGAGGCGGTTATGCACTGGAAACAAAAACGTCGCCCGCCTTTTGATAAAAACACAGTCGCTTCAACTATCCGCAACCTCGCTACGTTGAAATGGCTAGCTGTCAAAGCCGACCCTAAGCTGCCGGTGTCTGAAGAAGAGGCCGTCCTGGCTTAG